A window from Acinonyx jubatus isolate Ajub_Pintada_27869175 chromosome E1, VMU_Ajub_asm_v1.0, whole genome shotgun sequence encodes these proteins:
- the SOCS3 gene encoding suppressor of cytokine signaling 3: protein MVTHSKFPAAGMSRPLDTSLRLKTFSSKSEYQLVVNAVRKLQESGFYWSAVTGGEANLLLSAEPAGTFLIRDSSDQRHFFTLSVKTQSGTKNLRIQCEGGSFSLQSDPRSTQPVPRFDCVLKLVHHYMPPPGAPALPPPPAEPSSEVPEQPPAQPLAGSPPRRAYYIYSGGEKIPLVLSRPLSSNVATLQHLCRKTVNGHLDSYEKVTQLPGPIREFLDQYDAPL from the coding sequence ATGGTCACCCACAGCAAGTTTCCCGCCGCCGGGATGAGCCGCCCCCTGGACACCAGCCTGCGCCTCAAGACCTTCAGCTCCAAGAGCGAGTACCAGCTGGTGGTGAACGCAGTGCGCAAGCTGCAGGAGAGCGGCTTCTACTGGAGCGCCGTGACGGGCGGCGAGGCGAACCTGCTGCTCAGCGCCGAGCCCGCCGGCACCTTCCTCATCCGCGACAGCTCGGACCAGCGCCACTTCTTCACGCTCAGCGTCAAGACCCAGTCGGGGACCAAGAACCTGCGCATCCAGTGCGAGGGGGGCAGCTTTTCGCTGCAGAGCGACCCCCGGAGCACGCAGCCGGTGCCCCGCTTCGACTGCGTGCTCAAGCTGGTGCACCACTACATGCCGCCCCCCGGCGCCCCCGCCTTGCCCCCTCCACCCGCCGAACCCTCCTCCGAGGTGCCGGAGCAGCCGCCGGCCCAGCCGCTGGCGGGGAGTCCCCCCAGGAGAGCCTATTACATCTACTCGGGGGGCGAGAAGATCCCTCTGGTGTTGAGCCGGCCCCTCTCCTCCAACGTGGCCACTCTCCAACATCTCTGTCGGAAGACTGTCAACGGCCACCTGGACTCCTATGAGAAAGTCACCCAGCTGCCTGGGCCCATTCGGGAATTCCTGGACCAGTACGATGCCCCTCTTTAA